Part of the Rhizoctonia solani chromosome 2, complete sequence genome is shown below.
tgctgttttctcactcatttaaatatatataaattcagctgagtagataaacagtaacaagtaatatttctcttgtttgtagtatttattattcaagattctatcttgtggctacacacagaaatattcagggtcccccctgtcgcataggcaagtgctccggcgcttaatcagcccttaagcgccgacgcactaaacgcgccttttctccatcacccgggcatcccacactgccgaatcgcttgcgcttaggtgcgcatgtttgtgcgctccagaacgctgggtcaaactcccaaacggacaacatttggctgagttgtgccccatttactgtaagtacccaatgaaGAGGTAtcttacctttgggactgtttactccaaggatgaaacacttagccttgggacatctaaggacccacacaggtaaatactgccttggggcaaacattgccttggggcaaatattaggatctgtgtttgtttactatgtaccaaagtattggctccctcaagtgtttcagttgccacatatacctcctgtaccccctcttggtatcactcatgtatacttgtttgtgcgccttctcagggtataaaaggaccctgtgaagacgcttctaatgcatccatttattcactcttatatattgacatatacacacaagcctttaacagcttatctgcgcatttactttagtgattgactcactgtaaatagcataggaggttattcggcgcactaagaccataggccagtcccaacagacacagggtaacctattagtgtacttactgcaaccctgtgccccttgactgtcacagttgttgagttcaacattgagtatagtgcgacgatactgtaaggattgttgtgattgagtgatagtgtttcaatccaccataccccctatattgtagatatctttacctacaatatctcataaatcctagatatatttggtaaaccccataagtcttaagtcttacttaagcatatataagtcctatacttattaggcaaaccctataaatcctgtgcattagtcaggtaaccctcttacttaaggtactatcctagagaccttaagtatacatacccttagtcacttaggcttaagtaacataaggtactatacataaccaaccacctgcacttcatagttgctagactatttgttaggagttgtattcctgataacctagcctatattgtgcatatattctgtgcatatattctgattcttaatactagttcttagttattcccatatacattttgtatatagtaattctttcttactcctgtacttacacgactcttaacagtaacacccaggtcaattacctcttgttgcatcccctacactgtacaagtaactactaagttcCCACCTATActcattgccttaagcaaccccctcattgtagatacatagcttgccattgcccttccagccttggtcattgtacttaggtagctagttgttgtaggtagcattgTCACTGCCATACATGGttttacttagttctatacaaccacaagcgcccactaCCTAGACGgcccttaaggacatctaggacagcaAGCATGTACTTTGGAACTCCTGTCAAGAGATTATTACTGGCTAGGAATGAAAGCCCAAGTAAACAGATATGTGGAATCATGTGAAAACTGTCAAAGGAGTAAAGGCCACAAACATACAGTCCCCATAAGACCACTACCTATCAAGCAGGCCCTGGGAGGATAttgcctatgacatgatagtcCAACTCCCACTATCCAATGGATATGACAGTATTCTAGTGGTAATAGACTGCTTTTCAAAGCAGGCCCACTTTACTCCTTGCATAGAAAAAACCAATGCTAAGCAAATGGCTGAAATCTTTATCAAGGAAGTATGGAAACTGCATGGTACCCCTAGGACAACAATCTCAGATAGAGGCAGGGTATTCAACAATGAATTCCAAAGGGCCTTATATGAGAGATTGGGAATAAAGCCTCTATACCCTACTGCCTATCACCCTGAGACAGATGGCCTTGCAGAAAGAACAAACCAATGGTTGGAGGGATTCTTGTGCAGCTACTGTAACTATGCACAAGATGATTGGGCAAAATGGCTACCTATAGCTGAGTTCTGTCACAACAATCAAGTCAACTCTGCAACTGGCAAATCAGCCTTTGAGAAAGTGTATGGGATGCACCCAAGATGGAATATTGCACCTACCACCTCCAATGTACCACATGCAGAAGACATGACCAAACAAATGGAACTAATCTGGGATAAAGTCAAGGCCTCCATGGAGTCCCAcaaagcaaaggaaaaggcacccagacaggaatacaaagtaggaGATAAAGTGTGGCTAATGACCACCAATATCCAAACAAAGAGACCTGCAAAGAAACTGGACAACAAAAAAGCTGGACCCTTCACTATCACTGAAAAGATCTCATCCAATGCTTACAGGCTAGACCTTCCTAACACCATGAAAATTCACAATGTCTTCCTTCTCAACCTCCTGGCTCCCTTCAAAGAGAACACTGACTTCCACAGAAGAGAAGTGAAACCTCCCCCCATCATAACAgaggaaggagaagaggagtatGAAGTGGAAAAGATTGTGGCATAAAGAAAGGACAAAGAAGGGCTGAGATATCAGGTcagatggaaaggatatgatgagCTAGAGGATACCATGGAGAGGGCTGAAAAGATTGCCCAACTGCCTGAGATCATGGAGAGATTCAAAAAGGAGTTCCCTAATGGACCTCTACCTCCTGAAATCAAAACCccaggaaagaaaaagaagacaATAAAGGGGAAATGTGCTTATATGAGTGTGTCTCACTGTAACAGATATGCACCTCTTCAAGTCCCCTAAAGAGGCgcaaaagggggggcaaagtcatgagccacacccctattATGCCCTttattcacataccagggcactcatggtacacactacggccaccggaaacacgcatatactcgcacttatgcactcagaacctccaggttcccacatataagagacttatggtcaacatggctggacttagtgatat
Proteins encoded:
- a CDS encoding Transposon Ty3-G Gag-Pol polyprotein, which translates into the protein MAEIFIKEVWKLHGTPRTTISDRGRVFNNEFQRALYERLGIKPLYPTAYHPETDGLAERTNQWLEGFLCSYCNYAQDDWAKWLPIAEFCHNNQVNSATGKSAFEKVYGMHPRWNIAPTTSNVPHAEDMTKQMELIWDKVKASMESHKAKEKAPRQEYKVGDKVWLMTTNIQTKRPAKKLDNKKAGPFTITEKISSNAYRLDLPNTMKIHNVFLLNLLAPFKENTDFHRREVKPPPIITEEGEEEYEVEKIVA